From the Solanum stenotomum isolate F172 chromosome 4, ASM1918654v1, whole genome shotgun sequence genome, one window contains:
- the LOC125861289 gene encoding uncharacterized protein LOC125861289 — MMQIVTAHKCGADVSCIQEGLVPTKYFEKTTHMVKSASGHALDIKYKLPNTRICQNKLQLPLKKTLKGSENYGIWRRSMTITLQAKRKLGFISGACKKDSVRDEHHEHWETYNALVLSWIMNTVAPSLLSGFVYASNVFLVWADLKERFDKVNRMRIYQLHIEINSINQGTSTVAEYFTRLKELWSEFDAVVHSPDCGCVKAYTLIIEDECQKGSILNTAPHSNAGGNDITTLWSARGLPQNHKKPHNEYWNEKCDFCKIKGHIKANCYRLIGYPPNYKDRKKEGIAANSSSLGDDSSHSKDNYDQYSGVPYQQTWSPYGSNGIRMH; from the exons atgatgcaaattgttactgctcataaatg TGGAGCTGATGTGAGTTGTattcaagaaggtcttgtacctaccaaatattttgaaaaaactacTCATATGGTCAAATCTGCTTCtggacatgctttagatataaagtataaattgccTAATACGCGTATTTGCCAAAATAAA CTACagcttccattgaagaagaCT CTAAAAGGGTCAGAAAATTACGGTATATGGAGAAGATCGATGACAATAACATTACAGGCGAAAAGGAAATTAGGTTTTATATCAGGTGCTTGCAAGAAGGATTCAGTACGTGATGAGCATCACGAACACTGGGAGACCTACAATGCGTTGGTTCTTTCATGGATTATGAATACAGTCGCACCTTCACTTCTTAGTGGATTTGTATATGCCTCGAATGTTTTTTTAGTCTGGGCAGACTTGAAAGAGAGGTTTGATAAGGTCAATCGAATGAGGATCTATCAGTTGCATATTGAGATCAATTCAATTAATCAGGGAACAAGTACTGTGGCTGAATATTTCACGAGGTTGAAGGAATTATGGTCTGAGTTTGATGCAGTGGTTCATTCCCCTGATTGTGGTTGTGTTAAAG CTTATACTTTGATCATTGAGGATGAATGCCAGAAAGGATCTATCCTGAACACTGCACCTCACTCAAATGCTGGAGGTAATGATATCACTACTTTATGGAGTGCACGAGGGCTACCACAAAATCATAAGAAACCACATAATGAGTATTGGAATGAGAAGTGTGATTTTTGCAAAATTAAGGGTCATATCAAGGCAAATTGTTATAGGCTTATTGGATATCCACCAAATTACAAAGACAGGAAGAAAGAGGGTATTGCAGCAAATAGTTCTTCCTTAGGTGATGATTCATCTCATAGTAAGGACAATTATGATCAGTATTCCGGGGTTCCTTACCAACAAACTTGGAGTCCATATGGTTCTAATGGGATTAGAATGCATTAG